In one window of Rhodopseudomonas palustris HaA2 DNA:
- a CDS encoding bifunctional cytochrome P450/NADPH--P450 reductase, with protein MSSSNKLAPIPHPPKQPVVGNMLSIDTKAPVQHLVRLAEELGPIFWLDMMGAPIVIVSGYDLVDEISDEKRFDKAVRGALRRVRTVGGDGLFTADTSEPNWSKAHNILLTPFGGRAMQSYHPSMVDIAEQLVKKWERLNADDEIDVVHDMTALTLDTIGLCGFDYRFNSFYRRDYHPFVESLVRSLETIMMTRGLPLENLWMKKRRDTLAEDVAFMNAMVDEIIAERRKAAAVADKMDMLGAMMTGVDKVTGEPLDDVNIRYQINTFLIAGHETTSGLLSCAIYALLKHPEVLQKAYDEVDRVLGADTSVEPSYQQVNQLGYITQILKETLRLWPPAPAYGVAPIQDETIGGQYHLKRGTFTTVLVLALHRDPSIWGPNPDAFDPENFSREAESKRPANAWKPFGNGQRACIGRGFAMHEAALALGMILQRFKLIDHTRYRMVLKETLTIKPEGFKIKVRPRSDKDRATRIASGVSHSVAPAPAAPRARPGHNTPLLVLYGSNLGTAEELAHRVADLADLNGFATRLGALDQYVGQLPEEGGVLIFAASYNGAPPDNATQFVRWLSGDLPPDAFAKLRYAVFGCGNRDWTATYQAIPRLIDERLAAHGGRNIFVRGEGDARDDLEGQFEAWFATLGPLAVKEFGIDAAFDRGADDTPLYGIEPLAPAASQPLAATGVAVAMRVLENRELQDRAASGRSTRHIEIALPQGMSYRVGDHLSVIPRNDPALVAAVAQRFGFAPDDQIRLSAAPGRRAQLPVGEAVSIGGLLGDHVELQQVATRKQIVALAAHTRCPQTRPKLQALAGGDGAADDAYRAEVLGKRRSVFDLLQEHPACELPFAAYLEMLTPLQPRYYSISSSPARDPARASVTVAVVEGPALSGRGIYRGACSSWLAGRGSGDTVQATVRATKACFRLPDDDRVPLIMIGPGTGVAPFRGFLQERSARKVGGATLGPALLFFGCRHPAQDYLYADELQGFAADGIVELHAAFSRGDGPKTYVQHLIAAQKDRVFALIEQGAIVYVCGDGGRMEPDVKAALCAIHRERSGADATAAAAWIADLGARDRYVLDVWASV; from the coding sequence ATGTCCTCGTCCAACAAGCTCGCGCCGATTCCGCATCCACCGAAGCAGCCGGTGGTCGGCAACATGCTGTCGATCGACACCAAGGCGCCGGTGCAGCATCTGGTGCGTCTCGCCGAGGAACTCGGGCCGATCTTCTGGCTCGACATGATGGGCGCGCCGATCGTGATCGTGTCGGGCTACGATCTGGTCGACGAGATCAGCGACGAGAAGCGTTTCGACAAGGCGGTGCGCGGCGCGCTGCGTCGGGTCCGTACGGTCGGCGGCGACGGGCTGTTCACGGCCGACACCAGCGAGCCGAACTGGAGCAAGGCACACAACATCCTGCTGACGCCGTTCGGCGGCCGTGCCATGCAGTCGTATCATCCGAGTATGGTCGATATAGCCGAGCAGCTCGTCAAAAAATGGGAGCGTCTCAACGCCGACGACGAGATCGACGTCGTTCACGACATGACCGCGCTGACGCTCGACACCATCGGCCTGTGCGGCTTCGACTATCGCTTCAATTCGTTCTATCGGCGCGACTACCACCCCTTCGTGGAATCGCTGGTGCGCTCGCTCGAGACCATCATGATGACCCGCGGCCTGCCGCTGGAAAATCTCTGGATGAAGAAGCGGCGCGACACGCTGGCCGAAGACGTCGCCTTCATGAATGCGATGGTCGACGAGATCATCGCCGAGCGACGCAAGGCGGCCGCCGTCGCCGACAAGATGGACATGCTCGGCGCGATGATGACCGGCGTCGATAAGGTCACCGGCGAGCCGCTCGACGACGTCAACATCCGCTATCAGATCAACACCTTCCTGATCGCCGGCCACGAGACCACCAGCGGGCTGCTGTCCTGCGCGATCTATGCGCTGTTGAAGCATCCCGAGGTTTTGCAGAAGGCCTATGACGAGGTCGACCGCGTGCTCGGCGCCGACACGTCGGTCGAGCCGAGCTATCAGCAGGTCAATCAGCTCGGCTATATCACCCAGATTCTCAAGGAGACGCTGCGGCTATGGCCGCCGGCGCCGGCCTACGGCGTGGCGCCGATCCAGGACGAGACCATCGGCGGCCAATATCATCTGAAACGCGGCACCTTCACCACGGTGCTGGTGCTGGCGCTGCATCGCGACCCGAGTATCTGGGGTCCGAATCCGGATGCGTTCGACCCGGAGAATTTTTCGCGCGAGGCGGAATCCAAGCGCCCGGCCAATGCGTGGAAACCGTTCGGCAACGGCCAGCGCGCTTGCATCGGCCGCGGCTTTGCGATGCACGAGGCGGCGCTGGCGCTCGGCATGATCCTGCAACGCTTCAAGCTGATCGATCACACGCGCTATCGCATGGTGCTGAAGGAAACGCTGACGATCAAGCCGGAGGGCTTCAAGATCAAGGTGCGGCCCCGCAGCGACAAGGATCGAGCCACGCGGATCGCGTCGGGAGTATCGCACTCTGTGGCCCCGGCCCCGGCCGCGCCGCGCGCGCGGCCGGGCCACAACACGCCGCTGCTGGTGCTGTACGGCTCCAATCTCGGCACCGCCGAGGAGCTGGCGCACCGCGTCGCCGATCTCGCCGACCTGAACGGCTTCGCGACGCGACTCGGCGCGCTCGATCAGTATGTCGGTCAGTTGCCGGAAGAGGGGGGCGTACTGATCTTCGCCGCCTCCTACAACGGCGCGCCGCCGGACAACGCCACGCAGTTCGTGCGCTGGCTGTCGGGCGATTTGCCGCCCGATGCCTTTGCCAAGCTGCGCTATGCCGTGTTCGGCTGCGGCAATCGCGACTGGACCGCGACCTATCAGGCGATCCCGCGGCTGATCGACGAGCGCCTCGCCGCGCATGGCGGCCGCAACATCTTCGTGCGCGGCGAGGGCGACGCCCGTGACGATCTCGAAGGCCAGTTCGAGGCCTGGTTCGCCACGCTCGGCCCGCTGGCGGTGAAGGAGTTCGGCATCGACGCTGCGTTCGATCGCGGTGCCGACGATACGCCGCTGTATGGAATCGAGCCCCTCGCGCCGGCGGCGTCGCAGCCGCTGGCCGCCACTGGCGTCGCAGTGGCGATGCGCGTGCTGGAGAACCGCGAGCTGCAGGATCGCGCAGCCTCCGGCCGCTCGACCCGGCACATCGAGATCGCATTGCCGCAGGGCATGAGCTACCGCGTCGGGGATCATCTCAGCGTGATCCCGCGCAACGATCCGGCGCTGGTCGCCGCCGTCGCGCAGCGCTTCGGCTTTGCGCCCGACGACCAGATCAGATTGTCGGCGGCGCCCGGGCGCCGCGCGCAATTGCCGGTGGGTGAAGCCGTGTCGATCGGCGGCCTGCTCGGCGACCATGTCGAACTGCAGCAGGTGGCCACCCGCAAGCAGATCGTGGCGCTGGCCGCGCACACGCGCTGTCCGCAGACGCGACCGAAGCTGCAGGCGCTCGCCGGCGGCGACGGCGCGGCCGACGATGCCTATCGCGCGGAGGTACTGGGTAAGCGCCGGTCGGTGTTCGATCTCTTGCAGGAACATCCCGCTTGCGAGTTGCCGTTCGCGGCCTATCTTGAAATGCTGACGCCGCTGCAGCCGCGTTACTACTCGATCTCGTCGTCACCGGCGCGAGATCCGGCGCGGGCCTCGGTCACCGTCGCGGTGGTCGAGGGACCGGCGCTGTCCGGCCGTGGCATCTATCGCGGCGCGTGCTCGAGCTGGCTCGCCGGCCGCGGCAGCGGCGATACCGTTCAGGCCACGGTACGTGCGACCAAGGCCTGCTTCCGTCTGCCGGACGACGATCGCGTGCCGTTGATCATGATCGGGCCGGGCACCGGGGTGGCGCCGTTCCGCGGCTTTCTACAGGAGCGTTCCGCGCGCAAGGTCGGCGGCGCAACGCTCGGCCCAGCGCTGCTGTTCTTCGGTTGCCGCCATCCGGCGCAGGACTATCTCTATGCCGACGAATTGCAGGGCTTCGCGGCCGACGGAATCGTCGAATTGCACGCCGCGTTCTCGCGCGGCGACGGGCCCAAGACCTATGTGCAACATCTGATCGCCGCGCAAAAGGATCGGGTGTTCGCATTGATCGAGCAGGGCGCGATCGTTTATGTCTGCGGCGACGGCGGCCGGATGGAGCCGGATGTCAAGGCCGCGCTGTGTGCGATCCATCGCGAGCGCAGCGGCGCCGACGCGACGGCCGCCGCGGCATGGATTGCGGATCTCGGCGCGCGCGATCGCTACGTGCTCGATGTTTGGGCGAGCGTGTAA
- a CDS encoding esterase/lipase family protein has translation MAAVDRATPHHRLRPPSLALLLAEARSLLEFNASILLSPLLLQAPKGDGHPVLVLPGLLASDLSTAPLRRYLRALGYQPFAWELGRNFGGVYRMRDRLRRRLTTIHEASGRKVSVVGWSLGGVYARDLALHAPQMIRGIVTLGSPFSGDITATNARRVYEKLSGEDLDEIRPDDLQALTSDMPVPATSIYSRTDGIVNWRTSRLRPSPTAENIEVLLASHIGLTVNPAVLWAIADRLAQPEGAFAPFDRSGPFALAYAAPPARGT, from the coding sequence ATGGCCGCCGTCGACCGCGCGACCCCTCACCATCGTCTGCGTCCGCCGAGCCTCGCGCTGCTGCTGGCGGAGGCGCGCAGCCTGCTGGAATTCAACGCCAGCATCCTGTTGTCGCCGCTGCTGCTGCAGGCGCCGAAAGGCGACGGCCATCCGGTGCTGGTGCTGCCGGGGCTGCTCGCCAGCGATCTGTCGACAGCGCCGCTGCGGCGCTATCTGCGCGCGCTCGGCTATCAGCCGTTCGCCTGGGAGCTCGGCCGCAATTTCGGCGGCGTCTACCGGATGCGCGACCGGCTGCGCCGGCGCCTGACTACGATCCACGAGGCATCCGGCCGCAAGGTCAGCGTGGTCGGGTGGAGCCTCGGCGGCGTCTATGCGCGCGACCTCGCGCTGCATGCGCCACAGATGATCCGCGGCATCGTCACGCTCGGCAGTCCGTTTTCCGGCGACATCACCGCCACCAATGCACGGCGGGTCTACGAGAAGCTGTCGGGCGAGGATCTCGACGAGATCAGGCCCGACGATCTACAGGCTCTCACCAGCGACATGCCGGTGCCGGCGACGTCGATCTATTCGCGCACCGACGGCATCGTGAACTGGCGCACCTCGCGGCTGCGGCCGTCGCCGACCGCCGAGAACATCGAGGTTCTGCTCGCGAGCCATATCGGGCTCACCGTCAACCCCGCGGTGCTGTGGGCGATCGCCGATCGGCTGGCGCAGCCGGAGGGCGCATTCGCACCGTTCGATCGCTCAGGGCCGTTCGCGCTTGCCTATGCGGCACCGCCGGCCCGAGGCACATGA
- a CDS encoding DUF6489 family protein: MKVNVEIDCTPEEARAFFGLPNVQPMQTAVMDRLQQQMLSNIDKVSPEALMQSWFTFDPKIAERFQDMFVTMAGLGGNKK; the protein is encoded by the coding sequence ATGAAAGTCAACGTCGAGATCGATTGCACCCCCGAGGAAGCGCGCGCATTCTTCGGCCTGCCCAACGTGCAGCCGATGCAGACGGCGGTGATGGACAGGCTGCAGCAGCAGATGCTGTCCAACATCGACAAGGTGTCGCCGGAGGCGTTGATGCAGAGCTGGTTCACCTTCGATCCGAAGATCGCCGAGCGCTTCCAGGATATGTTCGTGACCATGGCGGGCCTGGGCGGAAACAAGAAGTAA
- a CDS encoding NAD(P)/FAD-dependent oxidoreductase: MKQDETDVLVLGAGIVGVGAALHLQRRGRDVVLVDRNAAAGDETSYGNAGLIEVASVLPYMFPRDLGHLLRYAFNGSADVHYQLSGLPEFLPWLLRYFQASSPEGAERTARAALPLIRQSLAEHEALIAEAGVPELLRKTGWIKLFRSEVSFGNSVAELDRVKRFGVTADVLDDASIAAREPNLMGKFAGAIHWLEPGFVPDPGALVKAYAALFTRKGGRFARGDARSLQQQGGGWRITADDGPITAREVVVALGPWSDLVFRPLGYRIPLGVKRGYHQHFAARGNAVLQHPVLDADRGYLLAPMKRGIRLTTGAEFARRDAPPSHVQIDRTRAMARDLFPLGDAVEQQPWMGARPCLPDMLPVIGRAPRHPGLWFDFGHQHHGLTLGPVTGRLLAEMMTREEPFADPVPFAAERFG; encoded by the coding sequence ATGAAGCAGGACGAGACGGATGTTCTGGTGCTCGGCGCCGGGATCGTGGGCGTCGGCGCCGCGCTGCATCTGCAGCGACGCGGCCGCGACGTCGTGCTGGTCGATCGCAACGCCGCGGCGGGTGACGAGACCAGCTACGGCAATGCCGGGCTGATCGAGGTCGCCTCGGTGCTGCCCTACATGTTCCCGCGGGATCTCGGGCATCTGCTGCGCTACGCCTTCAACGGCTCGGCGGACGTGCACTACCAGTTGTCAGGCCTGCCTGAATTCCTGCCCTGGCTGCTGCGCTATTTTCAGGCCTCGTCGCCGGAAGGTGCGGAGCGCACCGCGCGCGCCGCGTTGCCGCTGATCCGGCAGAGCCTCGCCGAGCATGAAGCCCTGATCGCCGAGGCCGGCGTCCCGGAGCTGTTGCGCAAGACCGGCTGGATCAAGCTGTTTCGCTCCGAGGTCTCGTTCGGCAACAGCGTGGCCGAGCTCGACCGGGTGAAGCGCTTCGGCGTCACCGCCGATGTGCTCGACGACGCATCGATCGCGGCGCGCGAACCGAACCTGATGGGCAAATTCGCCGGCGCGATCCATTGGCTCGAGCCCGGCTTCGTGCCCGATCCCGGCGCGCTGGTGAAGGCCTATGCGGCATTGTTCACGCGCAAGGGAGGCCGGTTCGCCCGCGGCGACGCGCGCTCGCTGCAGCAGCAAGGCGGCGGCTGGCGGATCACCGCCGACGATGGTCCAATCACCGCGCGCGAAGTGGTGGTGGCGCTGGGGCCGTGGTCTGATCTGGTGTTCAGGCCGCTCGGCTATCGCATTCCGCTCGGCGTCAAGCGCGGCTATCACCAGCATTTCGCGGCGCGCGGCAACGCGGTGCTGCAGCATCCGGTTCTCGATGCCGATCGCGGTTATTTGCTGGCGCCGATGAAACGCGGCATCCGGCTCACCACCGGCGCCGAGTTCGCCCGCCGCGACGCGCCGCCGTCGCATGTGCAGATCGACCGGACCCGTGCGATGGCGCGCGATCTGTTTCCGCTCGGCGATGCGGTCGAGCAGCAGCCCTGGATGGGCGCGCGGCCGTGCCTGCCGGACATGCTGCCGGTGATCGGCCGGGCGCCGCGTCACCCGGGGCTGTGGTTCGATTTCGGTCATCAGCATCACGGCCTCACGCTCGGCCCGGTCACCGGACGGCTGTTGGCCGAGATGATGACCCGCGAGGAGCCGTTCGCCGATCCGGTGCCGTTCGCCGCCGAACGATTCGGTTGA